The genomic window TCCCAGGTGTCTTTGCTGTTGGCGACCTGGTAGATGCCACCTATCAGCAGGCCATCACCGCAGCCGGTGCCGGTTGTCGCGGCGCAATCGATGCGGAACACTACCTCGCTGCGCGCTAGACTCACCCCAACACAACACTTAGAGGAGCAACTTCATGGCGAAGCCGATCACCATTACTCAAGACAATTTCCGCGAAGTCGTCATCGACGCTGACAAGCCGGTGCTGGTGGATTTCTGGGCCGAATGGTGTGGCCCCTGCAAGAAACTCGGCCCGATCATTGATGAGGTTGCCGAAGAACTCGACGGCGAGGCCGTTGTGGGCAAGGTGGACGTGGATGCGCAGCGCAACCTTGGTGCCATGTTCCAGATCATGTCCATCCCAACCGTGCTGATTTTCTCGGGTGGAGAAAAGGTGGCGGAGTTTGTTGGAGTTAAACCCAAGGCCGCGCTTGTCGAGGCACTGCGTAAGCACGCCTAGCTGGTATTCTCGACTGCTAGAACCCACTGCCTTCGGCTTATGAATTCCCGAAGGTAGTGTGAACAGTGTGAATACAGTGAATGGAAAGGAGCAGTGTGTCTGACATACTTCG from Corynebacterium gerontici includes these protein-coding regions:
- the trxA gene encoding thioredoxin, which translates into the protein MAKPITITQDNFREVVIDADKPVLVDFWAEWCGPCKKLGPIIDEVAEELDGEAVVGKVDVDAQRNLGAMFQIMSIPTVLIFSGGEKVAEFVGVKPKAALVEALRKHA